A section of the Streptomyces sp. NBC_01591 genome encodes:
- a CDS encoding phosphatase PAP2 family protein — protein sequence MDEAAPAANPKRNTGRRNSSPARLRSLRSPRRPRIWFEILLVAASYWVYSLVRNAVPEQRTEALRNADWIWSAEKYLGIAVEQAVNHAVNSMTWLIVSMNYYYATLHFVVTVCVLVWLFRFHPGRYAAARLALFATTGVALLGYYLYPLAPPRLMNGGHFIDTVLVHQTWGSMASGNFKNMSNQYAAMPSIHIGWSLWCGLTVFALASAPWARILGLLYPTVTLVVIVSTANHFWLDALGGMTCLTFGYAVSYAWYGSLPHHLTKRVPLSRGRARLAGLSAGAPIRTRRPEASSAAAGRR from the coding sequence GTGGACGAGGCGGCCCCTGCGGCGAACCCGAAGCGGAACACCGGACGGCGCAACAGCAGCCCGGCGAGACTGCGTTCCCTGCGCTCCCCCCGCCGGCCACGCATCTGGTTCGAAATCCTGCTCGTCGCGGCCAGTTACTGGGTGTACTCACTGGTGCGCAACGCCGTCCCGGAACAGCGGACCGAGGCCCTGCGCAACGCCGACTGGATCTGGTCGGCGGAGAAGTACCTGGGCATCGCCGTGGAGCAGGCGGTCAACCACGCGGTGAATTCCATGACATGGCTGATCGTCTCGATGAACTACTACTACGCGACACTGCACTTCGTCGTCACCGTCTGTGTGCTGGTGTGGCTGTTCCGCTTTCACCCCGGCCGTTACGCGGCGGCCCGGCTGGCCCTGTTCGCGACCACGGGCGTGGCGCTGCTCGGTTACTACCTGTATCCGCTGGCGCCGCCCCGTCTGATGAACGGCGGCCACTTCATCGACACCGTACTGGTCCATCAGACCTGGGGTTCGATGGCCTCGGGCAACTTCAAGAACATGTCGAACCAGTACGCGGCGATGCCGTCGATACACATCGGCTGGTCGCTCTGGTGCGGCCTGACCGTCTTCGCGCTGGCCTCCGCGCCCTGGGCGCGCATCCTGGGCCTGCTCTACCCGACGGTCACCCTGGTCGTCATCGTGTCGACCGCCAACCACTTCTGGCTGGACGCGCTGGGCGGCATGACGTGCCTGACCTTCGGTTACGCCGTCTCGTACGCCTGGTACGGCTCGCTGCCGCACCACCTCACCAAGCGGGTGCCGCTGTCGCGCGGGAGGGCACGGCTGGCGGGCCTGTCCGCGGGTGCGCCGATCCGGACCCGGCGCCCGGAGGCGTCCTCAGCGGCGGCCGGCCGCCGCTGA
- a CDS encoding LacI family DNA-binding transcriptional regulator, translating to MTARLADIATQAGVSEATVSRVLNGKPGVAAATRESVLAALDVLGYERPVRLRRRSAGLVGLITPELENPIFPALAQVIGQALTRQGYTPVLATQTPGGSTEDELTEMLVDRGVSGIIFVSGLHADTSADMQRYEQLRAKGVPFVLVNGFSPKVQAPFISPDDRAAMRLAVTHLVSLGHQRIGLAVGPKRFVPVLRKIEGFHTTMQDQLGLAPDAVEELIQHSLFTLEGGQAAASALIERGCTAVVCASDMMALGAIRAARRLSMQVPRDLSVVGYDDSPLIAFTDPPLTTIRQPVTAMGQAAVRTLLEEIGGTPAPHSEFVFMPELVVRGSTAAGPGPARAATA from the coding sequence ATGACCGCACGGCTTGCCGATATCGCAACTCAGGCGGGGGTCAGCGAAGCGACGGTCAGCCGTGTACTGAACGGCAAGCCCGGTGTTGCAGCGGCCACCCGCGAATCCGTTCTCGCCGCGCTCGACGTTCTCGGCTACGAACGGCCCGTACGGCTGCGCAGGCGCAGCGCGGGACTGGTCGGCCTGATCACGCCCGAGCTGGAGAACCCCATCTTCCCCGCCCTGGCCCAGGTCATCGGCCAGGCGCTGACGCGGCAGGGCTACACGCCGGTGCTGGCGACCCAGACCCCCGGCGGCTCCACCGAGGACGAGCTGACCGAGATGCTGGTCGACCGCGGCGTCTCGGGCATCATCTTCGTCTCCGGGCTGCACGCCGACACCTCGGCCGATATGCAGCGCTATGAGCAACTGCGCGCCAAGGGTGTCCCGTTCGTCCTGGTCAACGGCTTCTCGCCCAAGGTCCAGGCGCCGTTCATCTCTCCGGACGACCGGGCGGCGATGCGGCTCGCGGTGACGCACCTGGTGTCGCTGGGGCATCAGCGGATCGGCCTGGCGGTCGGCCCGAAGCGGTTCGTGCCGGTCCTGCGCAAGATCGAGGGCTTCCACACCACGATGCAGGACCAGTTGGGCCTCGCGCCGGACGCGGTGGAGGAACTGATCCAGCATTCGCTGTTCACCCTGGAGGGTGGACAGGCCGCGGCGTCCGCGCTGATAGAGCGGGGCTGTACGGCGGTGGTGTGCGCGAGCGACATGATGGCGCTCGGCGCGATCCGGGCCGCACGGCGGCTGTCGATGCAGGTGCCGCGCGATCTGTCGGTGGTCGGTTACGACGATTCGCCGCTCATAGCGTTCACCGATCCGCCGCTGACCACGATCCGTCAGCCGGTGACGGCGATGGGCCAGGCCGCCGTGCGCACGCTCCTGGAGGAGATCGGCGGCACACCCGCCCCGCACAGCGAGTTCGTCTTCATGCCCGAACTGGTCGTTCGCGGTTCAACGGCCGCGGGCCCCGGGCCCGCTCGGGCCGCCACCGCCTGA
- a CDS encoding carbohydrate ABC transporter permease, whose amino-acid sequence MAVHTSQSVAKAAGDVVARGRSRGTGNPPPPSRLRRALSTHWYAWTMVAPVVVVIGVIIGYPLVRGIYLSLTDANERNVERSIGVNHIPATYEFVGLDNYTDALTGDQFLGTLGWTLVWTVSCVTITFCLGMALANILNRRIAGRSAYRMALILPWAIPGFVSVFAWRFLYNEDRGLLNKILSGGGIDGIPWLNDPTWAKFSVIAVNVWLGVPFMMVALLGGLQSIPSEHYEAAEMDGATAWQRFRHITLPGLRPVSTTVILLSTIWTFNMFPVIFLLTRGGPGEATQILVTQAYKFSFEISPRDFAQSSTWGVLILVLLLIFAAVYRRVLRTQGDDW is encoded by the coding sequence ATGGCTGTCCACACCAGCCAGTCGGTGGCGAAGGCCGCGGGCGACGTCGTCGCCCGCGGCCGGAGCCGCGGTACTGGAAACCCCCCGCCGCCGAGCAGGCTCCGACGGGCCCTGTCGACCCACTGGTACGCCTGGACCATGGTCGCCCCGGTCGTCGTCGTGATCGGCGTGATCATCGGCTATCCGCTGGTCCGCGGCATCTACCTGTCGCTGACCGACGCCAACGAGCGCAACGTCGAACGGTCCATCGGTGTCAACCACATTCCCGCCACGTACGAGTTCGTGGGTCTGGACAACTACACCGACGCCCTCACGGGCGATCAGTTCCTCGGCACGCTCGGCTGGACCCTGGTGTGGACGGTCTCCTGCGTGACCATCACCTTCTGCCTCGGGATGGCCCTCGCCAACATCCTCAACCGCCGCATCGCCGGCCGCTCCGCGTACCGGATGGCGCTCATCCTGCCCTGGGCCATCCCCGGCTTCGTCTCCGTCTTCGCCTGGCGCTTCCTCTACAACGAGGACCGCGGGCTGCTCAACAAGATCCTCTCCGGCGGCGGGATCGACGGCATACCGTGGCTGAACGACCCCACCTGGGCGAAGTTCTCCGTCATCGCCGTCAACGTCTGGCTCGGCGTGCCGTTCATGATGGTCGCCCTGCTCGGCGGACTGCAGTCGATCCCCAGCGAGCACTACGAGGCCGCCGAGATGGACGGCGCCACCGCCTGGCAGCGGTTCCGCCACATCACGCTGCCCGGACTGCGGCCGGTCTCCACCACGGTGATCCTGCTCTCCACCATCTGGACCTTCAACATGTTCCCGGTGATCTTCCTGCTGACCCGCGGCGGACCCGGTGAGGCCACCCAGATCCTGGTCACCCAGGCGTACAAGTTCTCCTTCGAGATCAGCCCGCGCGACTTCGCGCAGTCCTCCACCTGGGGCGTACTGATCCTCGTACTCCTGCTGATCTTCGCCGCCGTCTACCGGCGAGTCCTGCGCACCCAGGGAGACGACTGGTGA
- a CDS encoding sugar ABC transporter permease: protein MVTTAPATTAPATVAGPAARKVRLRGERSPIASVGLHLTLIVASVIAVFPVLWVLLTSLKPAAYATTTDFFKETTFENYTNLIQNTKFLTWFGNSLLVAGLTTLLGVIISASTGYAVSRFRFPGKRGLMWTLLVTQMFPVAVLIVPIYNIMAGMGLLNQPAGLVITYLTISVPFCAWMMKGFFDTIPREIDESGQVDGLTPFGTFWRLILPLAKPGLAVTAFYSFITAWGEVAYASAFMVGEDNLTLAGGLQLFVNQYGAQWGPMTAASVLIAIPAALVFLFAQRHLVTGMSAGAVKG, encoded by the coding sequence CTGGTGACCACCGCCCCCGCAACCACCGCCCCGGCCACCGTCGCCGGGCCCGCCGCGCGCAAGGTCCGGCTGCGCGGCGAGCGTTCGCCGATCGCTTCCGTCGGGCTGCACCTGACGCTCATCGTGGCGTCCGTGATCGCCGTCTTCCCCGTGCTGTGGGTCCTGCTCACCTCGCTGAAGCCCGCCGCGTACGCGACCACCACGGACTTCTTCAAAGAGACGACGTTCGAGAACTACACGAACCTGATCCAGAACACGAAGTTCCTCACCTGGTTCGGCAACTCCCTGCTCGTCGCGGGGCTCACCACGCTTCTCGGCGTCATCATCTCCGCCTCCACCGGCTACGCCGTCAGCCGCTTCCGGTTCCCCGGCAAGCGTGGGCTGATGTGGACACTCCTGGTCACCCAGATGTTCCCGGTCGCCGTCCTCATCGTGCCGATCTACAACATCATGGCGGGCATGGGGCTGCTGAATCAGCCGGCCGGCCTCGTCATCACCTACCTCACCATCTCGGTGCCGTTCTGTGCCTGGATGATGAAGGGCTTCTTCGACACCATCCCGCGCGAGATCGACGAGTCGGGCCAGGTCGACGGCCTCACCCCGTTCGGCACGTTCTGGCGGCTCATCCTGCCGCTCGCCAAGCCCGGCCTCGCCGTCACCGCGTTCTACTCCTTCATCACCGCGTGGGGCGAAGTGGCGTACGCCTCCGCCTTCATGGTCGGCGAGGACAACCTCACCCTCGCGGGCGGACTGCAGCTCTTCGTCAACCAGTACGGGGCCCAGTGGGGGCCGATGACCGCCGCGTCCGTGCTGATCGCGATACCCGCGGCCCTGGTCTTCCTCTTCGCCCAGCGTCACCTGGTCACCGGCATGTCCGCCGGAGCCGTCAAGGGCTGA
- a CDS encoding glycoside hydrolase family 13 protein: MTQHLAAPSTGTSGDAPAHQTGWWQDAVIYQVYPRSFADGNGDGMGDLAGVRGRLPYLKNLGVDAVWLSPFYSSPQADAGYDVADYRAIDPMFGTLLDADALIRDAHDLGLRIIVDLVPNHSSDQHEWFKRALAEGPGSALRERYHFRPGKGAEGELPPNDWESIFGGPAWTRTTDPDGTPGDWYLHLFAPEQPDFNWEHPAVADEFRSILRFWLDMGVDGFRVDVAHGLVKAAGLPDLGSHDQLKLLGNDVMPFFDQDGVHEIYRSWRTILDEYPGDRIAVAEAWTPTVERTANYVRHDEMHQAFNFQYLSTAWDAAELRKVIDTSLDAMRPVGAPTTWVLSNHDVTRHTTRFANPPGLGTQIREAGDRELGLRRARAATVLMLALPGSAYVYQGEELGLPDVTDLPDEARQDPSFFRAEGQDGFRDGCRVPIPWTRDGSSYGFGDGGSWLPQPTGWGELSVEAQTGVEGSTLELYRSAIAARRAHPGLGAGTSVEWLQAPEGLLIFARPGFVCTVNTTGRPVRIPVRGTVLLSSSPVVTDGAEIELPADTTVWWTV, from the coding sequence ATGACCCAGCACCTCGCTGCCCCCTCCACCGGCACGTCCGGCGACGCTCCGGCCCACCAGACCGGCTGGTGGCAGGACGCGGTGATCTACCAGGTCTATCCACGGAGCTTCGCCGACGGCAACGGCGACGGCATGGGCGATCTCGCAGGCGTACGCGGCAGACTCCCGTACCTCAAGAACCTCGGTGTGGACGCGGTCTGGCTCAGCCCGTTCTACTCGTCCCCGCAGGCCGACGCGGGCTACGACGTCGCCGACTACCGTGCCATCGACCCGATGTTCGGCACCCTGCTGGACGCCGACGCGCTGATCCGGGACGCCCATGACCTGGGCCTGCGGATCATCGTGGACCTGGTGCCCAACCACTCCTCGGACCAGCACGAGTGGTTCAAGCGCGCCCTCGCCGAGGGTCCCGGCTCCGCGCTGCGCGAGCGTTACCACTTCCGCCCCGGCAAGGGTGCGGAAGGCGAACTGCCGCCCAACGACTGGGAGTCCATCTTCGGCGGCCCCGCCTGGACCCGGACCACCGACCCGGACGGCACCCCGGGCGACTGGTACCTCCACCTCTTCGCGCCCGAGCAGCCCGACTTCAACTGGGAACACCCGGCCGTCGCCGACGAGTTCCGCTCGATCCTGCGCTTCTGGCTCGACATGGGCGTCGACGGCTTCCGGGTCGACGTCGCCCACGGCCTCGTCAAGGCCGCCGGCCTGCCCGACCTCGGCAGCCACGACCAGCTCAAGCTGCTCGGCAACGACGTCATGCCGTTCTTCGACCAGGACGGGGTGCACGAGATCTACCGCTCGTGGCGCACCATCCTCGACGAGTACCCCGGCGACCGGATCGCCGTCGCCGAGGCATGGACCCCCACCGTCGAGCGCACCGCCAACTACGTCCGCCACGACGAGATGCACCAGGCGTTCAACTTCCAGTACCTCTCCACGGCCTGGGACGCGGCCGAGCTCCGCAAGGTCATCGACACCTCGCTCGACGCGATGCGTCCGGTCGGCGCCCCCACCACCTGGGTGCTCTCCAACCACGACGTGACCCGGCACACCACCCGGTTCGCCAACCCGCCCGGCCTCGGCACCCAGATCCGTGAGGCCGGCGACCGCGAGCTGGGCCTGCGCCGGGCCCGCGCCGCCACCGTGCTGATGCTGGCACTGCCCGGCTCCGCGTACGTCTACCAGGGCGAGGAGCTCGGCCTGCCCGACGTCACCGACCTGCCCGACGAGGCCCGTCAGGACCCGTCGTTCTTCCGCGCCGAGGGCCAGGACGGCTTCCGTGACGGCTGCCGGGTGCCGATCCCGTGGACCCGCGACGGCAGCTCGTACGGCTTCGGCGACGGCGGCAGCTGGCTGCCGCAGCCCACGGGCTGGGGCGAGCTCTCCGTGGAGGCGCAGACCGGCGTGGAGGGCTCGACCCTGGAGCTGTACCGGTCCGCGATCGCCGCCCGCCGGGCACACCCGGGGCTCGGCGCCGGAACCTCGGTGGAGTGGCTCCAGGCCCCCGAGGGGCTGCTGATCTTCGCCCGCCCCGGCTTCGTCTGCACCGTCAACACGACGGGCCGCCCGGTGCGCATCCCGGTACGCGGCACCGTCCTGCTGTCCAGCAGCCCGGTCGTCACCGACGGCGCCGAGATCGAGCTGCCCGCGGACACCACGGTGTGGTGGACGGTGTGA
- a CDS encoding extracellular solute-binding protein encodes MRRGITATALVAALALAATACGSDSESDGTSKSSGELSGTVTWWDTSTAGSEDKVFKKIAEDFTKKHPKVQVKYVNVPFGDAQNKFKNAAQSGSDAPDVIRSEVAWTPEFADLGYLAPLDGTAALKNSDDFLKQAAASTKYKDKTYAVPQVIDSMGIFYNKKIFKEAGVEVPETVDELKTVSKKIKDKTGKTGMYLRGDDAYWFLSFLYGEGGDMVDASTKSVTIDNPEGVKAMKVVKDLVDSGAAKTDATDGWENMQASFKDGKVAMMINGPWAVADTYAGKEFKDKANLGIAPVPAGSAAQGAPQGGHNLAVYAGSKNLDASYAFVDYMTSAETQAKVTKELSLLPTRTSAYARQDVVDNEIVGFFKPVVETAVERPWIPETGSLFAPLVTEYTKVLTGQTTPEKATKTTGDSYRKLLKGWK; translated from the coding sequence ATGCGACGTGGCATAACGGCCACCGCCCTGGTCGCGGCCCTGGCGCTCGCGGCGACCGCCTGCGGCAGCGACAGCGAGTCCGACGGCACGAGCAAGAGCTCGGGCGAGCTCTCCGGCACCGTGACGTGGTGGGACACCTCCACCGCGGGCAGCGAGGACAAGGTCTTCAAGAAGATCGCCGAGGACTTCACCAAGAAGCACCCGAAGGTCCAGGTCAAGTACGTCAACGTGCCCTTCGGTGACGCGCAGAACAAGTTCAAGAACGCGGCCCAGTCCGGCTCCGACGCCCCCGATGTCATCCGCTCCGAGGTCGCCTGGACCCCCGAGTTCGCCGACCTCGGCTACCTGGCCCCGCTCGACGGCACCGCCGCGCTGAAGAACTCGGACGACTTCCTCAAGCAGGCCGCCGCGTCCACCAAGTACAAGGACAAGACGTACGCGGTGCCGCAGGTCATCGACTCCATGGGCATCTTCTACAACAAGAAGATCTTCAAGGAGGCCGGTGTCGAGGTCCCCGAGACCGTCGACGAGCTGAAGACCGTCTCCAAGAAGATCAAGGACAAGACCGGCAAGACCGGTATGTACCTGCGCGGCGACGACGCGTACTGGTTCCTCTCCTTCCTGTACGGCGAGGGCGGCGACATGGTCGACGCCTCCACCAAGTCCGTCACCATCGACAACCCCGAGGGCGTCAAGGCGATGAAGGTCGTCAAGGACCTCGTCGACTCGGGCGCCGCCAAGACCGATGCCACGGACGGCTGGGAGAACATGCAGGCGTCCTTCAAGGACGGCAAGGTCGCCATGATGATCAACGGCCCGTGGGCCGTCGCCGACACCTACGCCGGCAAGGAGTTCAAGGACAAGGCCAACCTGGGCATCGCCCCGGTCCCGGCCGGCTCCGCCGCGCAGGGCGCCCCGCAGGGCGGTCACAACCTGGCCGTCTACGCCGGCTCCAAGAACCTCGACGCCTCCTACGCGTTCGTCGACTACATGACCTCCGCGGAGACCCAGGCCAAGGTCACCAAGGAGCTGAGCCTCCTGCCGACCCGCACCTCCGCCTACGCCAGGCAGGACGTCGTCGACAACGAGATCGTCGGCTTCTTCAAGCCCGTCGTCGAGACCGCCGTCGAGCGCCCCTGGATCCCGGAGACCGGCAGCCTCTTCGCCCCGCTCGTCACCGAGTACACCAAGGTCCTCACCGGCCAGACCACGCCGGAGAAGGCCACGAAGACGACCGGCGACTCCTACCGCAAGCTCCTTAAGGGCTGGAAGTAA
- a CDS encoding LacI family DNA-binding transcriptional regulator — protein sequence MVDGVTVPLPRAGAPRLSDIAGQAAVSEATVSRVLNGKQGVADPTRQRVLAALDILGYERPVRLRRRSAGLIGLVTPELTNPIFPAFAQSVEQVLAGHGYTPVLCTQLPGGATEDELVEQLVERGVGGIVFISGLHADMSTDPARYAALTERGVPFVLINGYNERISAPFVSPDDSAAVRMAVGHLADLGHSRVGLAIGPQRYVPSRRKREGFLDAAVNLLGLDRAEAELLVCPTLFSVEGGQVAAGALLDQGCTGIVCGSDLMALGVVRAARERGLGVPRDVSVVGFDDSQLIAFTDPPLTTVRQPVQAMAAAAVSALLEEIAGSPVQRTEYVFQPELVVRGSTAAVRP from the coding sequence GTGGTGGACGGTGTGACCGTCCCCCTGCCCAGGGCCGGCGCGCCGAGACTCTCGGACATCGCCGGCCAGGCAGCGGTCAGCGAGGCGACCGTCAGCCGGGTGCTCAACGGGAAACAGGGCGTCGCGGACCCCACGCGTCAGCGGGTGCTCGCCGCGCTGGACATCCTCGGCTACGAACGCCCCGTGCGGCTGCGCAGGCGCAGCGCCGGGCTGATCGGGCTGGTGACGCCCGAGCTCACCAACCCGATCTTCCCGGCGTTCGCGCAGTCCGTCGAGCAGGTGCTGGCCGGGCACGGCTACACCCCGGTGCTCTGCACCCAGCTGCCCGGCGGCGCCACCGAGGACGAACTCGTCGAGCAGCTCGTCGAGCGCGGCGTCGGCGGGATCGTCTTCATCTCCGGGCTGCACGCCGACATGTCGACCGACCCGGCCCGGTACGCCGCACTCACCGAACGCGGTGTGCCGTTCGTCCTGATCAACGGCTACAACGAACGGATCAGCGCCCCGTTCGTCTCGCCCGACGACTCCGCCGCCGTGCGGATGGCCGTCGGGCACCTCGCCGACCTCGGCCACAGCAGGGTCGGCCTGGCGATCGGGCCGCAGCGCTACGTGCCGTCCCGGCGGAAGCGCGAGGGGTTCCTCGACGCCGCCGTGAACCTGCTGGGCCTGGACCGCGCCGAGGCCGAACTCCTCGTCTGCCCCACGCTGTTCAGCGTCGAGGGCGGCCAGGTCGCGGCAGGTGCGCTGCTCGACCAGGGGTGCACGGGCATCGTCTGCGGCAGCGACCTGATGGCGCTGGGCGTGGTGCGTGCGGCCCGGGAGCGCGGGCTCGGCGTGCCGCGCGACGTGTCGGTGGTGGGCTTCGACGACTCGCAGCTGATCGCGTTCACCGATCCGCCGCTGACGACGGTGCGTCAGCCCGTACAGGCGATGGCGGCGGCAGCGGTGAGCGCCCTGCTGGAGGAGATCGCCGGCAGCCCGGTGCAGCGTACGGAGTACGTGTTCCAGCCGGAGCTGGTGGTACGGGGATCGACCGCGGCAGTCAGGCCCTGA